A stretch of the Aegilops tauschii subsp. strangulata cultivar AL8/78 chromosome 4, Aet v6.0, whole genome shotgun sequence genome encodes the following:
- the LOC109778686 gene encoding uncharacterized protein, translated as MADGSRSPPSVSSTYPRERPVVSGLGLSASPGSARSLSAGTAAAAEVAVPEQGWNRPGLSRKDMWRRRRALRRQQGAGGQTGADSPTSSERRHIPPDLYGLCFRCFQDGHRRQDYNNDPLCIRCGYVGHVSSQCTLSRSPMSEEELRRAVIAKVARRQPAPRRSPPLGERLMEPRQSALPTRISPVAPSFPHEVAGAAFLEVPAEVCIVQRSVGMDDLERRLQLAVVAYVGGSRPPTSCAVAAEAISAQLGIPRHKFSVHKFHPEDYLVVFAAHEFRNRALAVPFVEHQGVKIFFRPWLRQAQATSRLMRVQVDLMIEGIPSHAWSWDTTAELLGSSCHIDELAPETESREDLSLFKLRAWCVDPDEVPVFRRFWVPEPPELVLDPAARRIRHRQLLEYPAFIHIGKLWDFNSPDNWRRAGSDGDSGQSGLPDSADGSFSGGEWTVHQRGRVVSAMTVVLAREARGRRRAAAQAADPTGRCW; from the coding sequence ATGGCTGACGGTTCGCGCAGTCCGCCGTCGGTCTCCTCCACTTACCCGCGGGAGAGGCCCGTGGTGTCGGGGCTGGGGCTCTCGGCCTCGCCCGGTTCGGCGCGCTCTTTGTCtgctggcacggcggcggcggctgaggtggcggtcccgGAGCAAGGCTGGAACAGGCCGGGGCTGTCCCGCAAGGACATGTGGAGGCGCCGCCGTGCTCTGCGTCGCCAGCAGGGTGCTGGCGGCCAGACCGGTGCGGACTCCCCCACTTCATCGGAGAGAAGACATATCCCGCCGGACCTCTACGGGCTCTGTTTCAGATGcttccaagatgggcacaggagACAAGACTACAACAACGATCCCCTCTGCATCCGCTGTGGCTACGTCGGGCACGTCTCCTCGCAGTGCACCCTGTCACGCAGCCCTATGTCAGAGGAGGAGCTCCGGCGAGCGGTGATTGCCAAGGTTGCCAGGCGGCAGCCGGCACCGAGGCGGTCACCACCTTTGGGGGAGAGGCTGATGGAGCCTAGGCAGAGCGCGCTGCCGACGCGCATCTCGCCAGTCGCGCCCAGCTTCCCCCATGAGGTAGCCGGTGCTGCCTTCTTGGAGGTGCCAGCGGAGGTGTGCATCGTGCAGCGCTCGGTGGGCATGGATGATCTAGAGCGGAGGCTCCAGTTGGCGGTGGTGGCGTACGTGGGTGGCTCCAGGCCGCCAACATCCTGCGCGGTGGCGGCGGAAGCGATTTCGGCACAGTTGGGCATTCCAAGGCACAAGTTTTCCGTCCATAAATTTCACCCGGAGGACTATCTGGTGGTGTTTGCGGCACACGAGTTCAGGAACAGGGCGCTGGCGGTGCCGTTCGTGGAGCATCAGGGCGTCAAGATCTTCTTCAGGCCATGGCTTCGGCAGGCGCAGGCAACATCAAGGCTCATGCGCGTCCAAGTGGACCTCATGATTGAAGGGATCCCCTCGCATGCCTGGTCTTGGGACACGACAGCGGAGCTTCTTGGCAGTTCTTGCCACATCGACGAGCTTGCGCCTGAAACAGAGAGCAGGGAGGATCTCTCGTTGTTCAAGCTGCGTGCCTGGTGCGTAGATCCTGACGAGGTGCCTGTTTTTCGGCGCTTCTGGGTGCCGGAGCCGCCGGAGTTGGTTCTGGACCCCGCGGCGCGTCGCATCAGGCATCGGCAGCTGCTGGAGTATCCTGCGTTCATCCATATTGGCAAGCTATGGGATTTCAACTCGCCGGACAACTGGAGGAGAGCAGGTTCGGATGGAGACAGCGGGCAGAGCGGGCTGCCGGACAGTGCGGACGGATCGTTCTCGGGCGGCGAGTGGACGGTGCACCAACGTGGTCGCGTGGTGTCTGCGATGACCGTGGTGCTGGCCAGAGAGGCCAGGggccggcgacgggcggcggctcaggctgCAGATCCTACAGGCAGGTGCTGGTAG